DNA from Ziziphus jujuba cultivar Dongzao chromosome 2, ASM3175591v1:
ATAGCAAATGAATCACAATTTCCTCAGTATGACAATCTAATATGGAAGGCAGTTTTACTAACAAGAAAGGATTAGTCGGACAAATCAAAATTTGCCACTTGGCACTTGAACCACACTGATCGTGGCTGTTATTACTATCACCATATTGTACGTACCTGGCCTCGAAATGATTCAGCAACGCGGTAGTTGTGGCTATGAAGCTTATACCCAGGCCAGTTCTCTAGGCCTGATCACACCACAACAACACCCACCAATAAAAAAGTCGGTAAAATTCAAAGTAGACTGATTGAGCAACATGATTAAGCAGTGAGCATTACAACACAGGATCATAACCTTATATCGAATTGGCCTCACCTGGAATTGTCGGGACCTCTGGTTCAGTGAAATTTCCGACGCACACAACAACCGCGTCGAACACTTCCCGGCTCAATGAGTCGCTCCCCCGAGTCCTCCACTCCACCAACCACTCGTCGTTCTTCGTCTCGTCAACTGGGGCAACTCGGACGATTTCCGAATTGAACTTGACCAACTCACGGAGTCCGAAATCGTCGGCGAACTTGTTTAGGAAATAGAGCACCTCCTCATGACCCGGGAAAGGTCTCGGGTCCCCATTTTGTCGATTCGGAAAGGGGTAGTCCAAGAAACCCATTAGCTGTCTGGGGAGGTTGGTGCGCAGAGAACGGTAGAGGCTGCTGTGGACAATTTCACGGGTCGGGTCGAGACCGAGAGGATCGGATTCGATTCTCGGGTCGTATATCCACGTGCCGCCTATTCTATCGGCTTTATCGAAGATAACAACTTTGAGACCCTGACGCTGAAGCTCACGCGCCGCGCAAAGTCCCGCCACGCCGGCTCCGATCACTGCTGCTCTTACTGATCGTCCCATTGGTCAATTTGGAATTGCCGAATTAGCTCtctgaatcttttttttttttttttttttgggtttttcttccTATAGAAATGTCACGCTTTATACGGTTAGTTCTCATACAGTTGTTCTAGTGTCCTAGCCCCTCTACTCCAATCATCGAATTTCCATGTGTTTGAaagctaataactttttttcaaCTTAATTTTTCATGCAAGTTGTTTGTTCTGGTGTGAATAAATTGTCCAGACAAGTTATTCACGTCACGTTGTTGGTAATTCCTAGtaaaaattaggatttatttatttatttatttatttttggtgaagtAGAAATGGGATTGTATTATATATGGTATAAATGTTTTGtcgtaattatataattataattacatttaaaCTCCCGTTGTTAGAAAGTCATCGTTAACCttatctttaattttcaatttatcatGATAGAATTCTAAGATCATTTGtaggtttttattaattaaattaaacccttttaaaattaatataaaattaaaaaattatattttataattatatattgctATTACAATATAATTAGaataattaagtttttaaaattgatcgataaaaatttataaatgaatCTGTACAAATAAGCAAAAGATAGTTAGAGGTAAAATTTGCTTCTTCTACGTGGTTCCGTTTCTGAATGGTGGGAGCGATTCTTTTCCCTGTTCTTCGGATCCACCTTCACTGACAATTCCCTTATGATAAATTAACGTGTTTAAAAGTCAAGAAAGtacttcttcttattattatttttttaaaaaaattgcagcCGATTaagagtcaaaaaaaaaaaattcaaaccatGAAAATCAACCATTTTTGACCCATGGAGTCACTAGCCCATAGTTTTAAGTTCTCGCACacagtttaaatttttgtttttggttaatttttctttttttattttttagatttcagAGAGAAAAATCGAGATAGAGAAAGCAGAAGAAAGGGAATGAATCATGATTTATCCATTATATTCTTGTCATGTGCACCTCACTTGCAATATGATGGAGGAAAATGAACAGTGTTATGGGGTGGCACTTTTGCTGCAAATGTGGCATCaataattaaatgcattttacgatttaaacaaaaaaaaaaaaaaagtattttatgaAGATCTTGTCAATAAAAAATGTGTTCAAAAGGGCAAGCGAATTTCAtgattaattttggaaattgtaACAACGGTTCTTACAATTGAaggaaaatcattttcaagaaaataaaataattaaggtGTTAATGTtcattgaaatttaataaattacagTTTCATCAAACCACAACCATGGACTATCTATATGAGAATATACCTCGTATAgttgaataatatatttatacatattatacaTCACAATgccacacaaatatatatatatatatatataattatgtattaattaatagGAGTTTACCTTAAGCAATGCCTCCCAAATATGCATCATCCAATCTATCTTTGTATCCATGTTGCATTCTTCTTACGTTCTTAGCTGTTTCATTATAAACTTGAACTTTCCACTCCATTGGTGGCAATTGTCCAATCTGAGCAAGCAGCCAATTTTTATACGCAAACCTGTGCCCAAGatcatccatatatataaaaaccccACAATTTGTTTATAGCACGCGGATCAATTAATTCTAAGGTATGAAAATATGCATTAGGGGTGGGCAAATAACCGGTGAAACCGAACTGGACCGATAAATATGATAGAATCAAGCATTTATGGATCGGATGGGTTTGGGTCGGTTGGGCAATTCGGTTTGTCTAAGAGGGAATAAATGACGGTTCGGTTCGATTTTcgaatttaaaattgatattctTAAACCatccgaaccgaaccgaataagttaaaatattataaaatatatataattacatttttatatatatatatatataataatttgatttaaaaaattaaaaaaaaacactctcTATCTCACTGGTGTCGGGCCTTTCTCAATCTACCCCTCCTCTTTCACTCTCTTCCtctgaagggaaaaaaaaaaaaaaaaaaaagggtaaagctCTTTGAAAAAAACCCTAACTTACTATCACTCTCGATCACCAGCGACTACCGACGAGCAGCTCCTCCAGTCACCCGCCATCTCTCCGACGATCGACAGTAATCTTCCTTATCTCTTTCTTCCATTCTCTCGCTCCCAATCTCTCTCACCATTTTAATTTTCACCCTTTCGATCGAACCTCTtcactctctctatctctctttaTCTCTATCTCTTACTCTAAAattaaatctttctatctttttACTCTCACTTTCACTTTCTCACACTTCAATCTATCCATTCTCAGGTTAGGTGGTTGACTGAAACCCTAGCTCTATCACCTTTACACTTTGTGGTGGGCCAGTGGCTGTGAAACCATCAACAACCTTGATTACCATCATCTAGTCATCAACCATAACGTTATTTCTTAGGTAATTTTGCAAATTTCCAttttccccaattttttttcattttagcgtttaatttctaaaaaatcactatttcaaaattataaatttttttttttatgatctcAATTCTTAAACATTACTTGTTCACTGActgttggattttaatttttgagaaaattgacTATTCAAGTTGATAGATTCAAGAATGAGGGTGAGGTAGCTCCATGGCTCGTGGGAGGCTATGTCATGCTTGTGTGTGGCATTGGCTCTGTGCTTAAAGCTTAAGGTAAGGTGTTCtgttctctcaaactctcaaTGGTTGTGGATGGATAGATTGTAGTTGAAGTTGAGTTGACTTTCAGAATTTAGACTCCCTTTGATTGTGACTCtgaatttgattcaaaattcaGAAATTAATTGCTTCTGTGAAATTGAATTGTCTCTGTGAAATGTTGAATTGgttataaaatagttttattacGACAGTTCATATGGTTTTAGTGTGAAATTTCATATGGATTTGAAATGCTAAATTGTATTTGTGAATTGTCTTTGAAActctatttttatgaaattttgaattcaaattgtgagattgcTTGCATGTAGAGTCTTTGTGActccaaaatttctaaaatttcaattttaagaaGGTTAGCTTACATTTCAAAGTCTTTGTGACTTTGAATTCctaaaattgcaattttaaacTAGTTAGCTTACATTTTAAAGTCTTTGTGACTCTGAAATTTGAAGTTGTTGTTTAATTTGTAATGTTTGTGGAATTGTTGAATATTGtgcaatttttaaatattgtgaAATATTAAGGAATTGAAACTGTTTAAACAAGGTTTTTGCATGTGTGTAGTTGGAGTTGTACAATTTTAAGTATGTTAGTTTACATTTCAGAGTCTTTGTgactttgaaatttgaaattgctATTTAATTTGTAATGTTTGTGGAATTGTTGAATATTGTGCAATTCTTAATATTGTGGAATATTATGGAATTGaagttgaaattgaaaatgtttaaacaagGTTTTGCATGTTTGTTGTTGGAGTTGTGCAATTTTAAACATGTTAGCTTACATTTTCAGAGTATTTGTGACTCTGAAATTTGAAATTCCTGTTAAATATGTAATGTTTGTAGATTTGTTGAATATTGTGGAATTGAATTGAAGTTGAAATTAGGACTGTTTAAACAATGTTTTTGCATGCTTGTAGTTGgaattgtgcaattttttttaaggaaccAGCCAGTTAGTTATGTTTCAATATTGTATCACACAGTAGCTGATTGGTTCTAATTGTTAAGCATTATTGAGTACTAGGAGTCTAAGTGACAGCAATTTTTTCAAAGCTTCAAAATcgtctctcttttattttagttcATTGCATTGTAACCAGTACATGTCTTGCCTTGAAGTGTTGTGTAATTGCtgtcttgtttttgtttgtttcctctTATGTAAGCAGTGTCCTAATGGATCCAAATTCCCAATCATCAGTTAATGCACCTTCCTCTTAAACCCCAATAGGCCAAAGTCCATCACCATCAGGTCCACCACCACTGTCAAAACCTAAATCGTCTGATGCCAAATCGACATTACCTCCACGACCTTCattagggggggaaaaaaacctTCTAGGCCAGCAAGTGATGTATGGGATCACTTTGTCAAAATAGAAGATAGTGATCCTGATGACCCTAGATGTAAATGCATATATTGTCATAAGGATTATGCATGTGGTTCTAAGAAGTGTGGAACTAGTATCCTAAGGAACCATTTGCAGCAATGTCTGAAAAATCCTTACAAGGTAGatgaaaaaaagcaaaagaccTTAACTTTTGAAAGGAAGTCCGATGGTAGTGGCAGCAGTTTGGTAGCTACAGTTTTCAACAAAGATGCATGTAGGATGGCATGTGCCAAAATGATAATATTGGATGAGTTGCCTTTTGGTTTTGTAGAAGGCTGTGGGTTTAGACACTTCTGCAGTGTTGCATGTCCTAAGTTTGATCCTCCATCTAAAAGAACCATCGTGAAGGACATTTATTAATTGTACTTGGATGAGAAGGTGGCTTTAAGATCAATGTTTGttgcaaagaaacaaaaagttaGCCTTACAACTGATACATGGACTTATATTCAAAATGTTTGTTATATGTCATTGACTGCCCATtatgttgatgatgattggatgttacataaaagaattttaagtttttgtgtgATTCCTAATCATAAAGGAGAGGCAATTGGAAAGCTAATTGAGGTTTATTTGCATGATTGGGGTATTGAGAAAGTGTTCATCATAACCCTTGATAATGCAAGTGCAAACAATAATCTAATTGCTTATCTTAAGAGGAAAATGGTACATTGGAAAAGTTGTGTATTGGATGCTGATTTTTTGCATATTCGATGTAGTGCACACATTTTCAACTTGATTGTGTGTGAGAGTTTGAAAGAATTAGACGACTCAATTGCTAGCATTCGTAATACTGTGAGATATGTTAGATCCTCTCCTTCTAGATTGCAAAAATTTAAAGGGTGTATAAGTCAAGAGAAAATTGATAGCAAAACTTTAGTATGTTTGGATGTTCTAACAAGATGGAACTCCACATATTTAATGTTAGAGTCggctttgaaatttcaaaaagtcTTTGATAGAATGGAGGAGGAAGATGGACATTATGCTTCCTATTTTGGAGAGGATGATAGTGATAGAAAGAAGGTTGaacctcctcttgcttggcatTGGGATGATGCCAAAGTTTTTGTCCAATTTCTTAAAGGCTTTTATGATGTGACTCTTAAATTTAATGCCTCTCTGCATGTTACCTCCAATATCTATTTCCATCAAATTTCTTCCATACAAAAACAATTGGATGACTTGTGTGTTAGTGAGGATGACCGATTGTGTGTTATGGCaaggaaaatgagagaaaaatataataaatattgggGTTCCATGGGAAATGTCAATAAATTGTTTCTAATTGCAGCAGTGCCTGATCCAAGATATAAGTTGGATTATGTGTCATTTAGTTATGTGATGCTTTATGATAATGATGAAAGTATGGTTACTAAATTGATAAACAGTTTGAAAAAGACTTTAATGAGGCTGTATAATTGGTATAATGAAAGAGAAATGGGTTCAGATACTAGTTGCCAATCTTCCATTGGTGTTGAGTCTTGTGGAACTAGTTTGAATTGTAATAGTAGTGGATTAGAACATGCCAACTATGCTGACCGGGTTTGGATTGCTTATTTGAAGAAGAGAGAACAAAACCAATGTAAAGAGGTAAAAAATGATGTGGATAGGTATCTGGTCGACCCTTGTAAATCTAGTTTAAATAagggttttgatattttaaattggtgAAGAGTCAATGGAGAGAAATATCCTGTGTTAGAGAAGGTTGCAAAGAATGTATACGCCATTCAAGTCTCCACTGTGGCTTCTGAGAGTGCTTTTAGCACTGGAGGCAGGATACTTGATCCTTTTATAAGCTCTTTGACTACTAAAATGGTGGAGACTTTGATATATTGTCAAAATTGGCTTAATGCTTCTCCAAGTTTGGACAGATTCTTTTTAGAAGAAATCGAGTATTATGAAAGCCTAGATGCAGGTAATATAATATGTAACAGAGGCAGGTTTTTGTTTATATgcaaattgtattattttttactgtttttataatatttgcctCTATTTGTTGTCACTCCAAAACCTATGCCAAAGCCAACCAGTGGCAGCAACTCCTAACAGCAGCACCAAAAAGGATTGATTGTGCATTGTGGAGTGGATAGACTTGAAACTTGACAGCAGCACCAAAGTAActctctttgttttatttttcatttcttaataatcatcatattattaaattaatactgtattggtttgatttattttggtttctttgTGATTATAGGCTTTGTAGCAGTGGCAGTGGAGGTTTTGGTAGTGGCAATAGAAGAGTGGCTTCAAATTTTTGGAGGATTTGGCAGTGGCAATAGGAGAAGGGCAGTGGCTGTTGGAATGGCAATGGCAGTGGCactttggaattgtaatttgttattttgataCTTGTGTTTTGTGTCTGCATTTCTTATTCTCAATTTTGGCTGTGGCATTGGTAGTGACACTGCATTTCTCAAtcatcaatttttcttttcatatatgtttaattcttgatcaatttatatttgtattattaaacATTAGTATCTTTAATTTGTATATGTGTTGTAACTTGTAAGCTTCTAATATTTAGTTAATTGCCTATATTTGATGCAGCAGCAAATGTATAAACAATACAGAAAtgcaattttgtttatttgtttaagaactataatttgattattaggTTCAAAAAACGTTCAACACTCCAAATGTGCCCATTAGACAAAAAAAGCTGCCCATTTGATACCTAAAAATTGATCATTTCATATTTAAAACGTTGGATGAGACAGGTAAGTATAGATATGAAAGTTGGCCCAAaattatgccccaaaaatagGCCCAGTTCGACCAGTTCAAAAATAGGTTCAAAATTATAGGCCTAAAAAAAGTTAAGACCCACTAAATTGCGAACAAGCCCAAATTCAGAAGCCCAATTATAAGCCCAAACCGAAAAACTTGAACCGAACCAAACTGATCCGTTTTACTCAGTTAAATATGCAGTTCCACTCTCACATCGGTTCGGTTCGGGTTCAATTTTAAAGCTTACCGAACGATCAGTTCAGTTGGATTTTTCAGGTGAAACCGATCCAACCCGAACCGTGCCTAGGCCTAATATGCATAtactttaattgaaaaaattataaattaaatggtCTCACaaattagttagaaaaaaatttaagtaagttacaaattaatttaaaatatattacccCATTTGACTTGATGACATGGGCATAGCACTTTGGCAACCCATTCTCGTCCATTGTCCTGTTCAATTCTTTGGTCGAAGCCATCATCTCCTCTTCATCATTTGGCAGCAGGACTTTATTAAATGACACACGAGCAACCCACTTTGTTTGTATGTCAATTACCTGGAAAGTTGCATCCTGATCATTGCAAAATATCCATTAATTAACAATTGCATTGTATTATATGTGCAAATAcgtgtacatatatgtatatatagaaaaacTACCGTGTGGTCTGTTTTTATGGAAATCTGCACCAAAGcagatattttttgaaaaaaaatatcgattttgttttgtacatatacataaatagCAAAGTCGACATTTGTTTTAAAAAGCGTCCGTTATTATGGAATTTACATAGAAACGGATCGCACCGTAGTTTCCTCTAtcaattcccaaaattaattatatgttagtttccaaaattttggttttattgttCAATTGAGTTacaataatcatattttttctttcgGATATTTTAGTTTGTAACAATACCTTTTAACCATTtagtttaaataattatatacatgaAAACGATGTACTTGTAGCATAAAATCCATTTGATATTTGTCTATAtctactattgttattattattattattattatttcaaattcaTGGTTCCTCTTGTGAATGCATGAGGCTTTGCTTAGAGAGTTTGTTACGCTGACATATTTTAAGCTGTAAAATTCACTGGCTTAAAATGCTTAAAACTAATGTTTGGAGTCGAAACAGagcgaagaagaagatgataatgacGAAATAGTTTTGGGCTCAACCGTCGGAATTATATGAGGTTTGTGGTCTTCctgtctctctttctttctctatctttATTTCAGAAGCTTCGTCCATGTGACACTGTCAAACTCAGGCAGTAAATTCCATCACCAAGCCCAGAGAGTACAGACGCCGTCGTTTTTATGAACTGCTAGTGGGCTAATGGAATAGCCCATTAACTCTCAAAAAGAAAATGGGCCTAGGAAGTAAAAGAAATCCATTTCATTGTTGAATCAATTTTTTAAGCCCTaacacttttattattataattatttttattatcaattttatatattttttaaaaagctgtataagagaaaattttggaattgatgtacatttaaaaaattgaattctaCCATAAGGCTGaaatttagtttatatataccAACTTAGTTGGAATGTCTAGATTGAAGATTAGAGCCCGATCATTCTACCATAAAATTATCGATTTTGACCATGAACATACTTGTCCATTACTTCAATCTTAGATCGTTTAGATTTTCATccgaaagaaaaaataattagatatagtatttattttaaggttttttttttctaaatattaaaaataaattctaataaatatcATCCCCATTGTAATCTTAGTTATGAACTTCTTATCATTATTCTTTAATGGGATGATCCAATATTAAACCCATAACATAACTAGATGAATAATATCATAACAATAAGATGaatttcttccatatttttataaaaaaaattatattcatttttttgaaaCTTCAGACAATAATTTTCCTTAGTTTTTATTCTTAAGGTACAACCACCATGAATGAAGCATCGATTTTTACTTGGTCGCTTTTCAAAAACATGCAATTTATAACGTCATGCCCGCATATTGTAACAACGCCACGTACCACCAAAAGGTGGCGAAACCGCCTCTctcactcactctctctctcttttctctctgtttttccaTTGGCGGAGATTCACATAGACTACATATATTCTCTGTAAtttaccttcttcttttttttttcttttttctgaatttggatcgaaaatcatatatatagatgaacCCAGAAAGCCTTGTTGCATCAGCGGCCATTAACATAGGCTTGGCCTTGGTTCTTCTGTCTCTCTTCTCCATCCTCAAAAAACAACCTTCAAA
Protein-coding regions in this window:
- the LOC132800628 gene encoding zinc finger BED domain-containing protein RICESLEEPER 2-like, encoding MFVAKKQKVSLTTDTWTYIQNVCYMSLTAHYVDDDWMLHKRILSFCVIPNHKGEAIGKLIEVYLHDWGIEKVFIITLDNASANNNLIAYLKRKMVHWKSCVLDADFLHIRCSAHIFNLIVCESLKELDDSIASIRNTVRYVRSSPSRLQKFKGCISQEKIDSKTLVCLDVLTRWNSTYLMLESALKFQKVFDRMEEEDGHYASYFGEDDSDRKKVEPPLAWHWDDAKVFVQFLKGFYDVTLKFNASLHVTSNIYFHQISSIQKQLDDLCVSEDDRLCVMARKMREKYNKYWGSMGNVNKLFLIAAVPDPRYKLDYVSFSYVMLYDNDESMVTKLINSLKKTLMRLYNWYNEREMGSDTSCQSSIGVESCGTSLNCNSSGLEHANYADRVWIAYLKKREQNQCKEVKNDVDRYLVDPCKSSLNKGFDILNW